ctggctggctggctgctgCAGCAAGCATTACTATATTAATTCCTCATAGTAGACATGGGGGGATGGAGTGACTGCAGgcagggaggaggaagatgtaGACCTGCCATTACAATAAACTGACAAGTCCTCCATTACTGGGAAGCCTTACTGATAATGTCATTCCTCATTGGCtcaaacagacagagaaagagtcAAATGAACAGTTTCTGacatatttgttttactcagtTTAAAGAATCCAGAATTCTTTATGGCTACTagtaaaaatgtacattattttttaaatattagtcACTTTTAGGCAGTAGGCCAGTAAACAAAGCTGTACCTGTTATTTCTCATATCCTTGTAGAGGTCAAATTTGAGGACAATCTTAAACGATCTCTGACGAGGCGAGGCTTTCTTTCTTCCCCAACCATGGTGAACAGCCCCACCTGCTGGTGCGATCTCGGTACAACATGCTCCGTTGTCTTTAAGAGATGATGATGTGGTGCAAGCAGTCCGCTGGTGTTACcattgtgcatttgtttttaattacatCAACTTGCCATCAACAATACAACCGTTTTTTGAGCTGTAGCTAATGAAAGAAACGTCAAATCCTGTTCCACTCAAATAGATTTTAATGCCAGTTGGTTCTATGAGTGTCAATGCCATGTTGTCAAAGTAAAGAAATCATCTCTAAAGCATTAACTTTGTCATGCTTTCTAAATGTATGCAGAAATGTAACCAGTGAAACCAGTGAAACCCTAAACTGAGGCGGACATGCGCCATTAGCAGGTTGCTGTAAACCGGTCAGGTGAGATTTCTGCATGAACAGATGGTGGAGATAGCCACCTAGTAGCCTTCATCTGGTCGAAATAATAGGGAAAAGTACTGTAAGACCGGAAGTGAAATACTGACGCCgtcacatttaacacatttaacacGCTCATTTAAAAATTGCTACATCTCCATAGAAGTAGTAATTGAAATATATGCTACAAACTATTGCTATGTTGTTGTGTATAAGCAAATCGAattttattctgtattttatttagattttttacaGGATGTAGCAGCCTACGTTTGTCACGCCTTGACGCTACGGCCACCGTTCAGCTCCCAGCCGCTAGGAGGAACAAGGAGGGATCCATGGCCAGTCCTAGCGTGGAGAAGGAAGCGGTCTGAGAGTCCGCATCCCCTCACAAGACGGGACTTTTAGCCAAAGCACAGGAGAGGGAGAGTGCTTTCAATTTGACTTCGAAGAGCTTCTTTACATGGAGACAAGAAATGACATCTACAGCGAGCGAAAGGAGGGCGTTTGCTCATAAAATCAACCGGTGAGACAGTAACAGAAGTTATTGTTTAACAGCTAACGTTACAGTTGTGCCGCTCGCGCTGCGTGATAGTGACCCGCTGGACATTCGGCACATAATAGCCAGTATGCTAGGATTATAAAGGTATCACTGACCATAAACTGGTCAGTATAAACACAACGGTACATTCCTGGAATTAAGCTAATGTAATTGAAGCAGTTTGCGCTCTCATGAATGGGCTCTGGCACTTTGAAGAGTTTAATAGCCCGTTTTATTTACGTTAACGTAGCATCGTAAGAGCATTGTCATCAACAATGATTGAGCTACTTACGGCTACTTAAGAAGAACATTGTGAAGCTGAGGGATAATCTAAAGTCTCAGATTTTGCAGTAGTCCGTATTAAAATATGTACCTGTACACCGATGGAAATGCTTTACAGAATGTTTCCAGGTGACATATTGATGTTGATGATGTTTTGTTCTTGTGTCGTGTGAACGCCTTGCAGCATTATTGTAGCAACCTGTTTCCACATGTTCTAAACTGGTTTTCTCTCCTTGTGAAAAGGAATGGACTGGAAATCTAGAATGTGTAATTATTCTAGATAACTATTAATCAGATTCCAGGAGAAATCTTAAAGCCATGTAACATCTGTCAACTGACTCTTTGAATAGCACGCTTTAAGACTTGGTATCTGGAAATATTTGCAATAGATATTTTGTATAAATGGGGCTCCTCCAATCCTTGATTTTTGTCCATGGTTGTGCACCAAATCACACTGTCATCACAGTTCATTTAATCAAGAAAATGATTATCATTGATACCAGATAGCTTCTCcagaaaacaaacaggatgACATTATCATTAACCTGCAAGAGAATATTTTCTCACCATTGTGAAAACCTTCCTAAAATCATATTAGTTCAGCTGTTCGTATTAACTTTGGATCAGGCTCCTTCACaaggttgttttattttgagtaGTATTGCATTATTGGTAgcctgtaattttttttaaatgcctgtTAATCGTGAATAACATATCCTGTTGAGATATTTGCTCCATCATACAGTCTCACACTGCATTCCCCAAGTCCCGTCTGTCCTCTCCTAAGTGCAGCCCAGTCCATTGTCTAGTGCCGGATGCAGGAAAGGGGGGGAAGTGGTGTTCGGGCTATTGCCCCTGCAGTCGATAGCTttcctttttcctgttttaaatttaagaaGGCAGAAACGGTTTCCCCATGTTTTGAGGGTATAGCACTCATAAAATATATCCATGTGGAAAGGCTGATTTCATAGAATACTATGTTCTCATCAGGAAGTCTTGCTACATCTTGGAGATTGGAGTAGAGGTCTAGGTCTTCTTCTCTGCTTACAGTCTATGTGTATTGATAGAATGCAGGCATGAACTGTAGCTATGCAATTATGAGGACCATGGTTTGGGAAATGTTGAAGCCTTTGCAGCTGTGTgatatgagaaaaaaagaaatgtggtttTAGAGGGACAGCTGCTAACTGTCTCTGTGAGAGGATTGTTTTTCCCTTGCTTTGTTTCTCTTTAAGCCTCCCATTTGCCGTTAGTCCATAAAGGCCATAGACAGAGCTCTGGCTCTGTGCCTGCTCCCTGAAACCAGCTCGCCACCGCTCATGCAATCCGCATGAGTTCCTATTCAGAACAGCTGCTGGCCTTCAGCATCACTAATAGTTCCAGAAGCCGAAAAACTTCTGTTTTGATTGTAAAGTTTTAACAAAATCTGAAAAGTTTAAATGTGCACTAtcaatttaaaaagtattttatttatgcaGTATTGTATGTTTCTTTTACAGTGGTTTCAGTAATGAGATTTACGCCTTATGCAAATCAGTcactatattttatttattttgaaaccaCACAACTTGACCATTAACAGGATTTTTACAGCTAGTTTTTCTGTCTGTAAATTTGTGCTTTTGTTCTCTGTTTACCAGCTGACAAATCtttgatatttttctcttgctcaGGACGGTTGCTGCAGAGGTCAGAAAACAAGTGTCCAGAGACTATGGCTCTCCTCAGCTGAACAAGAAACGAGGAGGCGCACACCACCCTGTGAGTCACCCTATATTTAATCTGCCAGAGTTTAAAGCCAGCAGGTTTAAAGCTCCAGTTAGCAACGTCAGAAGTTGATGGGTGTAACTTTGGGAATTAGGTTTACTTTTCGATAGAAAGAGTGCAGATGCGTGTAGTTTTAATAAGTGTTGACAGCAGGTGTGAAAGGAGGTGGTTTGAAACATGATATACCTGCTCTTTCTCACCTGTGTTGTTTAACAGTCAGGCAAGGTTTCTGCATGGGTGCTTACCAACAATAGAGTAATGTGGTTGTCTGAAAAATGTCTGTTGTCATGTTAACAGAAAGATGATGGAGTTTTAAATTAGCAGAAATGTATTAATACTCTATGGACTTTGCTGTGAACCAGAAAGCAAACCTAGGTTGTGGAATAGAGACTGTTAactcattacattacatgtcatttagctgacgctttcatCCAAATCGACTTACAATTTCTATATATGTCAGAGATTGGACGccctttattattattgttgtattgATATTTTCATATACATATTCACATCCTGCCTCCTTTTACCACATTTTGTAAATCTTTCTGATCCTTCTGATCAGTCATTATGGCCATGTCATAGTTATTGGTACATATTAGTCTCACGTTTATTGACAGTTGCCCTTGACGGAGGTGGTTGAGCCGGTGGACTTTGAGGAGTATGTGAGCAGTCATGCTCCTGGGGTGGAGCCCGGCCTGCTCAGACAGCTAATGGAGTTCCCCCATGATGACCTGGAACTCCTACTGCTGGAAAAAGAGTGCATTACACTGGAACCGCCACTgcctgaggaggaggagtaaGTCCAACTCCTAATGGCCAACACAACCCTtgtactgtaacacacacacacacacacacacacacacacacacacacacacacacacacacacacacacacacacacacacacacacacacacacacacacacacacacacacacacacacacacacacacacacacacacacacacacacacattaatgtgtttttctatGCAGCTCCCTGGATCCCAGAGTTAGAGATGCCTTGGCAGTCTACACAGATGACTGGCTTGTCATTCAAAGAAAGTAAGTGCTGTCAGTTGTGGTACCAGCTGAATTAACCTACAGTACGTTTAATCTATTGTTTAATGATGTGCACCACTTTTACCTGTACACATTATCGCCAGATACTGCATGATCACTGGGAAaactttttatttctgatttccCATAGACATCAGCGCTACAGTACCGCATACACCCCTCACAACTCAGAGCGACAGAGGGAGAGGCAGCGAGGGCTGGTCAAACAGACCTTTGAACTGGACGAGGTTGCTGCTGCTGAGCGCCAGGACGACCAGGTAGCTAATGGTGATGTTTAAAGGACTCGTTATCTTGAGTGACCAGTCATTTTAGGTTCATTAAACTTATTTTATTGatctactgtacatacatgAGTATGAATGAGTATAAATGGATATACCTTGTCCATTATCCATTACACAGTCTCCATATGAGTCATATTAAATGGGTAATAAGGTAATTGTATCTGTAGCATGTTGTTTCTAAAACATCTGCAGTGAGCACTCAAAACTGTCCTCTTTGCTTTGTCTCACTCTGCAGGATGACGCAAAGCGGCGGTCAGTCAGCCTCGATGAGACTCCTCGGGGCAGCTGGGCCTCCAGTATATTTGACCTGAAGAATTCCTCCCCAGACGCACTTCTGCCGTCTGTGCTGGAACACACAGCCGTAGAGGACATGGACCGGCGCAATACTGAGGCACGCTTGCAGGGGCGCCACAGTGACCTGTTGGGCCTGTACCCTCCACCTGATGAGGTTTGTTTTAAACTCTTCTGTATCTGCCTCTGTTGTGGAACAGCCTACTTTTttgttaagattattttttgggcatttttaggccttcattGGCAGCTGAAGAAAGGAAAGGGGATAGAGACAtgaagcaaagggccgcaggtcggagtccaaCCCGGGCCTGCTGCAATGAGGAGTAAACCactatatgggcgcccgctctaccaactgagctatccgggcgcccagaGACTATCTTAAAGTAGTAATGTGACTTTATCATATAAAAGTATTTTTCATGTCTCTTACCTAGTTTCTATGaaataatagtttatttttttttaagattattttttggggctttttccgttttatttatgagtgacagtggatagacaggaaagctGGGAGAAAGATgtgggatgacatgcagcaaaaggccacaggtcagatttgaacccaggccacCGCAAAGGCCTTAGCCTACATTGGGCGCAACACTCTTattgggtgagctagaggccacccctATAATAAAGTTATTGACGGATTTCTTGTAGCtcaaaaattatttttgtttttattcagtatAATATTAGGCTAAGTAACAGGAAAATGGCCAGTGGGATTGTCTAAACCTTCATCTAGTAACTACTGCTAACTGTAATGTGCATGTTAACAATACAGGTTGATTGTATCTTAATCTCAGAGATCtatacttactatactatactatagttTGGAAATGTTGTTTAATGTAGTTTTTCAGTATTTGTTCAGTTCAAAGTAACATTAGTGTTCCCTTAAAGTGAATGACCGTCATGTCTGCAAACCCAGCCACTTCTACAGAATTGTTAGCTTTTCCTTTCTCTATGTTCTCCTTCTCTTGCTTCATCCTTCTTCCTTTATATCTGTGTACACACTGTCGCTTTCTCTGCCCCTACGTTGCCATGACATCTGTGTAAATGTTATGCTGCTGTGTGTATTGTACATGGGGTATTTGTGTGTGGCAGGATGAAGCAGTTGAGAGATGCTCTGTCCCTGAAATGCCCAAGGAACACTGTGGCCAGAGGATTATGGTCAAATGTCTATCTCTAAAGTAAGTAACATTTAGAACATTTAGAAGTAAGTAACATTTATAACAGCTGACATTTACATCTTCACACTCACACAATATTTTAGAAACACCTGCGATACctatattttgtatgtttttcagGTTTGAAATAGAAATTGAGCCCATATTTGGCACACTTGCCCTGTATGACatcaaggaaaagaaaaaggtatATATTTTGCATATATTTCCAGCACATCATTTCTTATTTGATACAATGAGTATTCTTCCAATGACTTACACTCTGTGAAACCGCTTACGTAATGCTGAGCTCATACTTAACTAATCAAATTTCCCTTGTCTCAAAAAGGTCTAAGTGGTCTTGTGGTTTAGATTATTAagtcaaaactgaattaaaatcACTTGACGTGCATTCCCATTATCATCTTTCAATCCCCTCCCTCTGCTGTTTCCCGTTATCTCATTCTTCCCCCAACAGATCTCTGAGAATTTCTACTTTGACCTGAACTCGGATCAGATGAAAGGGCTGCTTAAACCCCACACACCTCATGTAGCCATTTCCACACTGGCCCGTTCTGCCATTTTCTCCATCACATACCCTTCTGCCGATATCTTTTTGGTCATTAAGGTATGGAGAGAACCCATTTTTACACAGAAGAATGTGACTTAATGGCATAcaattattatttgttattggCTCATAGTTCACTTTCTCCTCTATTTGGTATTAAAagtgctatttaaattagctcaGAAGTCAAATATTACTTGATAAAAGATGTGCTTTATTGTACCAATTGTGACAATAGTTTCATGTGTTTCAGCTTGAGAAAGTCCTCCAACAAGGAGACATTGGAGAATGCTGTGAACCCTACATGGTTATGAAAGAGTCAGATTCTTCCAAGGTAATGGAGCCAAAAACgtgtttttaacttttgcaATGCTGAGGGCCTGCATGCATGTGGGACCCTTTTACTGTCTAGTCATAAGCATTACTCAATTCTGTCTGGGTAGCTGCAATATTTACCATCCTCTTTGGCAGGTAAACTGTGTTGACCCCTGCAGAATTATTAAACCTTTCATCACCTTTTGATTTATTGGCTGGACCGTGATCCGCCAGGGCCTATAGCCAGCCTTACAACCTCAAAACTCAGGTTGAATCCCAGTTCTCATAAATTGCATCCACAGTTCCTTCACTTGCTTCCCTTTCTCGCATCTTAGTGAGTCTCACAGAGGAAGCATGGGAGAGATGCAAGTAAATTTTGCGAGGACagaggaaacaaggaaatgttTGTTGTGTGACTTGTTTTAGCTAGCAACGGCTATCAGCTGCACGGCTTCTGGGAAGGCTGCTCTCATATGTCCTATTCAAACGAAGAGCTATTTAAGGGAACTGAGATTCAGTCTCTGTCGCTTTATTACTCTGTTGCTCTGACGTTCTGTCACCGAGTGATGCTGTTCCACCATTGGTCTGAGctcattgtgttatttttactAAATGTATCTTCACCATATGTATGTTTACCATGTGATATGCTAGTTTAGtacaaaagcaacaaataaTACTGGGTCCATTACagattaacatttaacatttattcaCATTATAGACACCAGCGCTGTCTATTCATGTAACAATTTGGCCACAATCAAGCATATTCACCATACACAATCCAGCCATATAAAAGGATTTGCCCTAGTATTGTCTGCTCTTTGTCCTGCTTTAGCACAAGGAGAAGCTGGAGAAGCTGCGTCAACAGGCAGAGCAGTCATGTAGTCGTCTTGGCCGTTTTCGCATGCCTTTTGCCTGGACAGCCATTCACCTTCTCAACATCGTCAGCAGTGTGGGAGGTCTGGATCGCTCGGACCCTGATTCTGACTCTGGTACTGCTGATTGCAACAACTTCCTGAATTTAATACATtgtcacacatgcacatacacagagCATTTAACTAATTacagtgacaaaaaatattGTATAAGTAACATTCATGCACATGTCTCTCTAATATCATATGATTTTTCTTCCTACCAGAGCGAAAAGGCCATGGAACATggaatgagagaaagaaaaaggggtTTGAACGGATGAGTGTTGGGGATGACGTGTGTAACTTTGCCACTTTCCGTCCAGCAACATTGACCGTCACCAACTTCTTTAAACAGGTCAGACTCTGTTTTATGACTCATTTAATAATACATGTTATAGTTATCCTTACCGTGACGTACGATTTCATGTAAAATTTGTCAATTAGTTAATAGTcaaattacatatttttatttataaagctgGGTATTGTCACTGTAATGGTAAAAAGGTGAAGAGTTAAGAAGTGCATCAAATTANNNNNNNNNNGATTTGTCTAGCCTGTTATATTTTAGACAACCTATGAATCAAGGatggatttcttttaaagaGGCTAGAAACTTGTCATTATAGAAGTTAAGGGGAATCGGCAAGAGAGAGTATTATAATTCTgggaatataaatatataattgtaGTTTTTCCAGGAAAATCCATGATTTTGatgttatacatttttttctattagTGTAATAAGATTAAATGCAGATTATTACAAGCACTATCCCGCCAAAAACATGTATTCAAATGTTTTGACCACGAATCATTTTATGAGTTGTTACCATTATAGGATAGTACGTCGTTGCTCTTTTATAGAAATGACAGCTATTATAACTATATTATAATTAGGCGTTTAGTAAGCCCAATGCAAACTCTGTTCTTCTGTTTGTGCACATGAAGGAGGGGGACAGACTGAGTGATGAGGACCTCTACAAGTATCTGGCAGATATGCGCAGACCGTCCTCTGTTCTGCGACGACTAAGGCCTGTCACAGGTAAACGCGATatgctatagtgcatagttaaTGTTTATGTGAAATTGTCTGAGTTCATGTGGAAAGGTTGATGAAGGATTTGTGATGAGCAGTTTTTCTATCTTGGTTGGTTGGTTCTTCATGAATTATTTTGTCCCTCAGCCCAATTGAAGATTGACATCTCTCCAGCTCCGGACTCACCTCATTACTGCCTGTCACCAGAGCTGCTTCATGTGAAGCCTTACCCTGACCTGCGTGTTCGCCCAACCAAAGACGTGCTGGAGTTCCCTGCTCGCTGTGTATACACACCGCACACCACCTACAGGTGAGTGTTTAcctatcacacatacacacatgtatacacacactagggctgctTGATTATGGGAAAAATAGTAATCACGATTacttttggtcaatattgaaatcacaattatttaacacgattacttATTAACCTTTGGATATAATGGGTAGTGTCCAGGGTATAATCTTTTAGTGTCCTTTATCTGACAGAAAGAGTCGTtggatcaaaataaaatgtgttttactgccgttagggctgcacgattatggccaaaatgataatcacgattattttgatcaacgttttgatcacaattatttgttgattttaaacaaaacaaattttaacgtcacataggctatttataactgcgagagggagtgtgatggacgccactcacagagagacggctgatcattatgaacgggtccagcacgggtcgaatggcgaacacacgttgtgtgtatgaaatgtctgtattgtcactgcgctgcatttttatgaactatgatattctggccgtgggtcacatctctggcccaggtccaggaccagcagctccgtctcccacgctgttactctaccaactgaagttagttgcattcaataacttcttctgtgttcttcgccgtggcggccgcgatagcagagttacccgcggaaacactggtagaaatacaggtttgcccctcatacttaacaatatacagctgtgttaataacaattaaaactgtagacaaatgtcagaagtgtggaccggcgctgtgtggcggggctgcgcggagagtaagaggagagagtagaggagagatcccacacaggcacggctttacagacgaaatgggtcatgtaa
The nucleotide sequence above comes from Etheostoma spectabile isolate EspeVRDwgs_2016 chromosome 15, UIUC_Espe_1.0, whole genome shotgun sequence. Encoded proteins:
- the dock6 gene encoding dedicator of cytokinesis protein 7 isoform X4, translating into MTSTASERRAFAHKINRTVAAEVRKQVSRDYGSPQLNKKRGGAHHPLPLTEVVEPVDFEEYVSSHAPGVEPGLLRQLMEFPHDDLELLLLEKECITLEPPLPEEEDSLDPRVRDALAVYTDDWLVIQRKHQRYSTAYTPHNSERQRERQRGLVKQTFELDEVAAAERQDDQDDAKRRSVSLDETPRGSWASSIFDLKNSSPDALLPSVLEHTAVEDMDRRNTEARLQGRHSDLLGLYPPPDEDEAVERCSVPEMPKEHCGQRIMVKCLSLKFEIEIEPIFGTLALYDIKEKKKISENFYFDLNSDQMKGLLKPHTPHVAISTLARSAIFSITYPSADIFLVIKLEKVLQQGDIGECCEPYMVMKESDSSKHKEKLEKLRQQAEQSCSRLGRFRMPFAWTAIHLLNIVSSVGGLDRSDPDSDSERKGHGTWNERKKKGFERMSVGDDVCNFATFRPATLTVTNFFKQEGDRLSDEDLYKYLADMRRPSSVLRRLRPVTAQLKIDISPAPDSPHYCLSPELLHVKPYPDLRVRPTKDVLEFPARCVYTPHTTYRNLLYVYPQSLNFSSRQGSVRNIAVKVQFMAAEDPSQALPVIFGKSSCPEFMQEAYTPIIYHNKSPEFYEEIKMKIPANLTDNHHLLFTFYHISCQPKQNTPLEAPVGYTWIPLMQHGRLRTGSFSLPVSVEKPPPSYSVLTPDVQLPGMKWVDNHKGVFNVEVLAASSVHTQDPHLDKFFTLVYVLEEYSFPFRLKDVIITEANMEGELKASMAALRGALLDTCVRFLHQLLNKLIQLIVYPPVIAGQIVNLGRAAFEAMALLVNQVHKNLEGIQDQHGRNNLLLSYIHYCFRLPTAEPAVPSTAGMQSYELPMQYATLSRATARPSSLHLSRSKSISNSNPDLASTPISPDEEVQRIIGNKGIDRSHSWVNSAYAPGGSRSVLRRNPNSSCELKQVPNPSSSSSSSSSPPPS